The window CGCCGACGTAGTGTCGAACGACACATGATTTACTTTCGGATCACGGCTTATGGGATTGCGGTGATTCGTGTCTTGCATGATCGGATGGATACACTTCGGAATTTGTGACAGTAGCCTTTCAATAGAGCCGGACAGCGAACAAGCAAAAAAGCCAAAGAGGAACCCGATCCGTCGCACACCGACAGCCCGGACTCCTCTTTTTTCATGTCTGCTTCAAGGCTTCGACAGTGCCTGGTCTACCGCCGCAATCAGCTTCCCCAGATCCTTCGCGGTGGCTCTGTGTATGACACCAAACAGGTACGCTCGCTGTTCGTCCTCATCGTCCATGTCGGCAAAAAATGCTTTGAGCTGCACATCCAGTTTGTCGGCAAGCAAGACCAAGGCTTCCATGCTCGGGGTGTAGGTGCCGGTTTCGAAGCGGCTGATGGTTTTGGGGTCAAAACCGGTTTTTTCGCCAAGTTCAGCCTGAGTAAGCCCCGCTACTTTGCGATAGCGTCTGATGGCCGGACCCAAACTTGAAATTTGCATCGCTTAATTCCCATTTAGAATCAAGAACTTAACGATAGATTTTTGCATTAGGCAACCGCATGATCCATCACCTTGCTTTGCAAAATGTGATGTGTTTCGTAGAATCGGCCTTTGGCACGGGCATTTGGTGACCT is drawn from Pseudomonas rhizophila and contains these coding sequences:
- a CDS encoding helix-turn-helix domain-containing protein, with protein sequence MQISSLGPAIRRYRKVAGLTQAELGEKTGFDPKTISRFETGTYTPSMEALVLLADKLDVQLKAFFADMDDEDEQRAYLFGVIHRATAKDLGKLIAAVDQALSKP